A window of Chryseobacterium aquaeductus genomic DNA:
GGAACAGGTCAGTTTGAAAGAACACTTGTGATCGCAGATGAAGGAAGTTATGTTTCTTACCTTGAAGGATGTACAGCTCCATCCAGAGACGAAAATCAGCTTCACGCAGCAGTTGTAGAATTAATTGCTTTAGATAATGCTGAAATTAAATATTCAACTGTTCAGAACTGGTATCCGGGAAATGAAGAAGGCAAAGGTGGTGTTTTCAACTTTGTAACCAAAAGAGGATTGTGCGAAACCAAAGCAAAAATCTCATGGACTCAGGTAGAAACTGGTTCTGCTATAACATGGAAATATCCTTCTTGTATCTTAAAAGGTGACGGTTCTATCGGTGAGTTCTACTCTATTGCGGTAACCAACAATCATCAATATGCCGATACAGGTACAAAGATGATTCACATCGGTAAGAATACAAAATCAACGATTATCTCTAAAGGAATTTCTGCAGGAAAATCTCAAAATTCATACAGAGGATTGGTAAAAGTGATGCCTTCTGCAAAGGGAGCAAGAAACTTCTCACAGTGTGACTCATTATTGATGGGTAACGAATGTGGAGCGCATACTTTCCCATATATTGAAATTAAAGATCCTACAGCACAACTAGAACATGAAGCTACTACTTCAAAAATCGGTGAAGATCAGATTTTCTACTGTAACCAAAGAGGTATTGATACAGAAAGAGCAATTGCTTTGATTGTCAATGGTTTCAGTAAAGAAGTTTTAAATAAATTACCAATGGAATTTGCCATTGAAGCTCAAAAATTACTTGAGATTTCTTTGGAAGGTTCTGTAGGATAATCTTTAAACGCAAAGCGAGACAAAGTTTTTTTTTAATTGTTTGAAAACATTTTAAAGTAAAACAAAGCCGCTAAAGCTTAAAGAAGTAATTTAATTTCATTTCATATTTGACTTGTTTATCTTTGCGAAAAACAAATAGATGACAGAAAATGAAATTTCAAAGATTGTATTTGAAAGTGAATTAAAGATTCACAGACAAATTGGAGTTGGATTATTTGAGAGCGTTTATGAAGAATGCTTACATTATGAAATTCAAAAATCTGGTTTAAAAGTAGAAAGACAAAAGTTTTTAGATATCAATTATGATGAATTACTGATACCTAAAG
This region includes:
- the sufB gene encoding Fe-S cluster assembly protein SufB, which translates into the protein MSKYTEDDLRVDLENQKYEFGWETILEYEDFPTGLNEDIVRAISAKKEEPEWMTEWRLESFKIWLKMTEPEWANIKYTKPDFQAIKYYAAPKAKPELASLDEVDPELLATFAKLGINIEEQKRLSNVAVDIVIDSISVKTTFQDTLAEKGIIFCSISEAIKNHPDLVRKYLGKVVPRGDNFYAALNSAVFSDGSFCYIPKGVRCPMELSTYFRINQSGTGQFERTLVIADEGSYVSYLEGCTAPSRDENQLHAAVVELIALDNAEIKYSTVQNWYPGNEEGKGGVFNFVTKRGLCETKAKISWTQVETGSAITWKYPSCILKGDGSIGEFYSIAVTNNHQYADTGTKMIHIGKNTKSTIISKGISAGKSQNSYRGLVKVMPSAKGARNFSQCDSLLMGNECGAHTFPYIEIKDPTAQLEHEATTSKIGEDQIFYCNQRGIDTERAIALIVNGFSKEVLNKLPMEFAIEAQKLLEISLEGSVG